From Mumia sp. ZJ1417:
GGCGAGGACGTGGTAGCCCTCGTCGCCCAGGTAGGAGACGACCGCCCACGCCGCGGCGAGCGGGCCGCCGGACTTCGTCGACTGCATCGTCGCGTTGAGCATGGTGTAGCCGGGCCAGTCGGCGCTGGCGAAGAACTGGGGGCGCCGGAGCTGTGGGGTGCGGTGCAGCAGCAGCGAGACTCCCTTGGGCGTGTAGGCGTACTTGTGGAGGTCCGCGGAGATGCTCGTGACGCCCTCGACCGCGAAGTCCCACGGGGTCGCGACCAGACCGTCGCGCTCGAGCCACGGCAGGACCCAGCCCCCGATGCAGGCGTCGACGTGGAAGCGGACGCCTCGCGCCGCCGCAGCAGACGCGATCTGAGGGATAGGGTCGACGACCCCGTGGGCGTACGAGGGCGCGCTCGCTGCGACGAGGACGACACGGTCGGCGTACGTCTCGAGTGCGGCGACCATCGATGCGGGGTCGGCCCGGAAGGTCTGCGGATCGACAGGGACGCTCACCCGCTCGACACCGAAGTAGTGCGCAGCCTTGTGGAACGCCGCGTGGATCGTCGTCGGGACCACCATCACCGGGCGTGCGACGTCGGGGTGTGCGTCGCGGGCGGTCTGCACGGCGAGGAGGATCGACTCCGTACCGCCCGACGTCACCGTGCCGACTGCGGTCGGCGGGGCGTGGAAGAGCGGTCGCGCGAAGGCGACGAGGTCGCGCTCCATCGCGAGCAGGCTCGGGAACGCGGTCGGGTCGAGACCGTTCGTCGCCCCGTAGGCCGCGAGCGCCTCTCTGCCGAGCGTGTCGGCCTCGGCGATGCCGGAGTCGTACACGTAGGCGAGCGTGCGTCCGCCATGGGTCGGGAGGTCGTCGGCACGCAGCGCGAGGAGGCGGCTCAGGACGTCGTCGACGGTGCGGTCAGTGGTCATGGGGTCGGCTCCTCGGGCGGGTGGTCTGGGGTGATGGCAGCGGTGGCGACCGTGTGGACACGGTCGTCGAGGGTGTAGCGGCGCAGCCACAGGAGGCTCAGTGCCACGAGGACAGCGGGCACGACGGAGAAGCCAATCGCGATGGCGGTCAGCGCCGAGTCGGGCTGCGCGACATCCTCACCGCCGCGCGAGGACACATAGCCGCCGAGGGACAGCACGAGGGCGTACAGGCCCGGCCCGAGCGCGAGGCCCAACGTCTCGCCCGCGGTCCAGACGCCGGTGAAGACGCCGATGCGGTTCTCGCCCGTGCGTGCGGCGTGCTCGGCCGCGACGTCGGGAACCATCGCCATCGGGAAGACCTGCGCACCGGCATAGCCGATCCCGACGAACGCGGCCGCGATGTACGCCGCCCACGCCGTCCCCGTCACGGCGACGAGCAGGCCGATCGACCCCACCACGAGGAATCCGGTCGCGAGGACGTAGCCGTGACGCTTGCCGCGGCGCGCGGCGACACGCTCCCAGAGCGGGGTGACGACGAGCGCGGGTCCGACGAACGCCACGAAGAGGAAGGTCGACGCCCCGCCACCGTCGAGCAGGTGAGAGGCGACGTAGGCGACGCCCGCGAGCATCGCCCCGACGCCGAGCGCCTGGAGGACGAACGTGATGAGGAGGTTGCGGAAATCCGTCGACTGTCCGACCAGGCGCAACTGCTCACGGAGACTGCCGGACGGGCTCGCCACCCCGTGATCGGGCGCACGACGGGTGCCGAGGTAGGCGCCGAGCACCCCCACGACGAGGATCAGCCCGATGTAGACACCCATCACGCGGTAGCCGGTGGCCTCGGAGGTCGCCTCGCCCACCGCGTCGACGACCATGGGAGCCGTCGCCCCCGACAACAAGATGGCGAGCGCCAGAACGATGACCCGCCACGTCATCAGTCTCGTGCGCTCGTCGTAGTCGAGGGTCATCTCGGCGGGCATCGCGACGTACGGCACCTGGAAGAACGCGTAGGCGCTCGCGCACGCCAGGAACATCACGACCACCCAGGCGCCGGCGAGCCAGGTCGGCTCCGACGGCCCGGCGAAGATGAGCGCGAAGGTCACCGCGAGCAGGAGACCGGCACGCAGCAGGAACGGCCTGCGCCGCCCGCGCGGATTCGTCGACCTGTCGCTGATCCGGCCCGCCACCGGGTTGAGGAAGACGTCCCAGGCCTTCGGCGCGAAGACCATGACGCCGGCGATCCCGGCTGCCACGCCCAGGGTGTCGGTGAGGTAGGGAAGGAGCAGCAGGCCGGGGACGGTGCCGAACGTGCCGGTCGCGACGGAGCCGAGCGCGTAGCCACGCCGGACCGACGGAGCGAGAGGCTCGGCCGCGGCGCCCGGCGGAGGTATCGAGAGCATGCGACGTTTCTACCGCACGATCCAGGGCACGTGTCCAGGATCACGCACACCGCTCACGGTGCGAGGCCGACGCCCCACGCGCGCAGGTCGTCCGTCCGTGCGACCGCCCACCCGTTGCGCTCGATGCGGAGCCCGTCCGGCCGTGGCACTCCCACCCACGCGACCGGTGACGGCCGCCATCCGAGCACGACCCCCGACTCGACGGCGCTCGCACGCAGGTAGTCGGAGGCCTCGACGTCCTCGGGACGCTCACCCGACCAGGCGGAGACGGCGTCGACAGCCTCGAGCCGGCTCGCCACCTGCACGCGGAGCACGTCGCGTGCCTCGACCATCCAGGTGAGTCGGGAGCCGCTGGACCACGACTCGAGCAGGAGCACCGGGGACCCGTCATCGAGCAGCGCCCACGGGAAATGTCGCTGACCCCACAGGCTCCAGTAGGCCGACCCGCGTAGCCCTTCGGCCGTGTCTGGACCGTCTGCGACGTCGGCGCGACGACGGTGACGGCGGTGCTGGACAAGGACTGCGGACATGGTGGTCTCCTTCGGTCGACGACGAGACCTCGACGGTAGGGGCGTGGCGCCGGCGTGACGGGCGTCCTCCACAGGACGAGGTGGCGGCCACGACTTTCCCCAGGTCGCGCGACCGCGCGAGTCCTCCCTCGGCGGATCAGCCATTCCTGCCCTTGCTCTTCACCGCACGGTTTACGATCCAGGTGCACCCTCACCCCACAGGAGTACGGATGAGCGACGACGCGACCGCCCGTCCGCAACGGCGATCCTCGGCCCTGCTGAAGCGACGCCTCGTCGAGGATCAGCGTCGACAGCTCGACGCGATGCTCGACTGGGCGTTGACCGATCCCGGCGTCGAAGAGATGGCCGCGCAGATCGTCGGAGCGCGCCGGCGCTTCATCATCGGCGCCACGAAGTCGTTCGCGTACGCCTCGCTCCTCGCACTCGACCTCAGCGCGAGCCTCGCCAACGTCCACCTCGTCGACGGCACGATCATCCGGCCGATCGACGTGCTGAGCGACGTGCGCAGCTCCGACGTCATGGTCGCGTTCTCGATCCAGCGCTATCGCAAGTACACGATCGACATCGCCACCGCGTTCCAGGAGGCCGGCGGCCGGCTCCTCGTCATCACCGACGCACCCGACGCACCGCTGGCCGACGTCGGCGCGGACGTCGTGCTCGTCCCGCCGGCCGGGGTCTCGTACGACAGCTCCCCGCCGAGCCTGAGCCTGCTCATCGGCGTCATCGCGGCGCTGACCGCGGCGAGCGCCAAGGGTGCCGGCCGCCGCAGCGCGCAGCGCGACCACCTCGGCGAGATCCTCGATCTCTACGTCGACTGACGCCGTTCTTGGACGAGTGACCTAGATCACCACCTGAACCACGTCATAACGGACACGCCCCCTCGTCTCACATGTGTCACGGGGTCGGGATCAACGTGCCCCCCGCCGTAACCCCGACCCGATCCCGTGACCTCCAAGCGTCACGGGCCCAGGCTCCCCCTCCCGGGTCCGTGACACCCCTTGAGCCGCTCGCGCGCATCCCTCGGGCGCGAGCGGCTCAACCATGCCGGCGGGTCGCTCGCGCCTGGGAAACGTGGGAGTCCACACGCGCGCGGAGTACAGTCGAGTGCACCCCCGGCAGGACGGGGAGGTGTGCGCACATGCCGTGGTTCGTGTGGCTGACCGTGGCCATCGGCCTGGCCGTCGCCGAATTCTTCACCCTGACCTTCGCCCTCGGCCTGCTCGCCGTCGCGGCGCTCGTCGCGGCCATCGTCGCGGGAGTGGACGGACCCCTGTCCATGCAGCTCCTCGCCTTCACCGTGACCGCAGCAGCCACCCTCCTGGTCGTACGCCCGGTCGCCCGGCGCCACCTGACTCAGCCGCCGCTGCTGCGCGACGGGAGCGAGGCGCTGGTCGGACGCACCGGCATCGTGACCCAGGAGGTCACCGCCTTGCACGGGCTGGTCCGTCTCTCGGGCGAGGAGTGGTCGGCGCGCGCGTACGACTCGAGCGCCGTGATCCCCGCAGGGGAACGGGTGGACGTGATCGAGATCGACGGTGCGACCGCGATCGTGCACAGGTGGGAGACGTGATGGAGCTGGCGGTCCCGATCATCGTGGCGGCGGTCGTCGTCGCCTTCGCCGTGCTTTCGACCGTGCGCGTGGTGCCGCAAGCACGTCGCTTCAACGTCGAGCGCTTCGGGCGCTACCGGACCACGCTGCAGCCGGGCCTGAACTTCATCATCCCGGTCGCGGACCGGATCAACACCAAGCTCGACGTACGCGAGCAGGTGCTCTCGTCGCGGCCGCAGCCGGTGATCACCGAGGACAACCTCGTGGTCAACATCGACACCGTCCTCTATTACCAGATCACCGATCCCCGGGCAGCCGCGTACGAGGTGGCGAACTACCTCCAGGCGATCGACCAGCTCACGGTGACCACCTTGCGCAACGTCATCGGGTCGATGGACCTCGAGCGGACGCTCACGTCACGCGAGGAGATCAACACGCGGCTCCGCAACGTCCTCGACGACGCGACAGGCAAGTGGGGAATCCGCGTCAACCGGGTCGAGATCAAGGCGATCGACCCGCCGTCGACGATCAAGGAGGCGATGGAGAAGCAGATGCGTGCCGAGCGTGACAAGCGGGCACTGATCCTCCATGCCGAGGGCGAGCGGCAGGCCAAGATCCTCACGGCAGAGGGCACACGTCAGCAGGAGATCCTCGTCGCGCAGGGCGACCGGCAGGCCGCGATCCTGCGCGCCGACGGCGAAGCGACAGCGCTTGAGCGCGTCTTCCAGGCCGTGCACCAGAACGACGCCGATCCGAAGGTGCTGGCGTACAAGTACCTCGAGATGCTTCCGCAGCTCGCCGGCGGCGAGCACAACACGTTCTGGGTGATTCCCGGTGAGCTCACCCAGGCCGTACGGGCGGTGACGGAGGCGTTCGGCGGGACACCGCACGAGGAAGAGGCGGTCGCGGCGGTCGACGGCCGTCCGACACCAGGGCCGACGTCGACAGACCCGGCGGCGGCAGTAGAGCAGGCCGCGCGCCAGGCGCAGGACGCGGTGGCCGATGCACGCGCCGAGGTCGCCGCGGCCGAGAGGGGCGCCGAGTAGTCAGCAGACGCGCTCGCCGGCGACCTTCTCGAGGAGCCGGACGAGATCGCGCTGCTCGTCTGCGGACAGGTGCTGCAGGAGTCCGCCAGCTCCGCTTGCGCGCAGCCGGCCGAGCCGCTCGAGGGTGGCGCGACCTGCCGGCGTGAGCGTGACGAGCGTCGCACGCCGGTCACGCGGGTCGGGACTGCGCACGACGTCGCCGGCACGCTCGGCCGCGTCGACCTTCGATGTCACGGACCGCGGGCTCACGCCGAGCGCCTCGGCCAGCTCGCCGGGACGCGCCTCGCCCCCCGCGCGCGCAAGTGCACGCAGCATGCGCATCTGGCCGGGCGCCACCGCCTGCTCGCCCATCTGGGCGTCGGCCTCGCATCGGACCGCACGCATCGCCGCGTGCAGCACAGAGAGGAACTCAGCCCCCGTCGGGCCTTCGGTCGCCATGGCCCCATCCTACCGTGAGCCTTAATGACTTTGTGTCTCCCAGATAGTGAACTAGACTCACCTCTGGTAGAGACCCGTACGGAACAGGAGGTCTCCCATGGAACTCGGTTCTCCCTCCGGAGCCCGCGGCGGTGGCCGCCGCTCCTTCACCCAAGACTCCTCGGTCGCGAAGCACACACTCCACCGAGACACGATGCGCCGCGTCCTCGCCTTCGCCAAACCCCAACGCGGCCAGCTCGCGATCTTCCTCGTCATCATCGCCATCGCCGCCGCCGCAGGCGCACTGACCCCGCTGCTCGTCCGCGACCTCATCGACGACGGCATCACCGGCGGCGACCGCGGACTGGTGGTCACCCTCGCTCTCGTCATCGCCGCCCTCGCCCTCGTCGGCGCCGTCCTCACGGTCCTCCAGACCTGGGTGTCCGCACGCATCGGAGAGCGTCTGATCTTCGACCTGCGGACCGCCGTCTTCGACCACGTCCAGCAGATGCCGCTCGCGTTCTTCTCTCGTGCCCGCACCGGCGCGCTGGTCCAGCGGCTCAACGGCGACGTCCTGGGTGCTCAGCAAGCCTTCACCTCGACACTCTCGAATGTCGTCAGCAACTCGCTCACGATCGTCTTCACGCTCGCGGCGATGATCACGATGTCGTGGCAGCTCACCCTCGTCTCTCTCGTCCTCCTGCCTGCCTTTGTCCTGCCCGCGCGCTGGGTCGGCCGCAAGCTCGCCGGGATCACCCGCGAGCGCTATGCG
This genomic window contains:
- a CDS encoding aminotransferase class V-fold PLP-dependent enzyme; its protein translation is MTTDRTVDDVLSRLLALRADDLPTHGGRTLAYVYDSGIAEADTLGREALAAYGATNGLDPTAFPSLLAMERDLVAFARPLFHAPPTAVGTVTSGGTESILLAVQTARDAHPDVARPVMVVPTTIHAAFHKAAHYFGVERVSVPVDPQTFRADPASMVAALETYADRVVLVAASAPSYAHGVVDPIPQIASAAAARGVRFHVDACIGGWVLPWLERDGLVATPWDFAVEGVTSISADLHKYAYTPKGVSLLLHRTPQLRRPQFFASADWPGYTMLNATMQSTKSGGPLAAAWAVVSYLGDEGYHVLARRAYDGTRALAAGVAEIAHLRLASAPDTTLVAVSTDEACDVFTLSDAMLDRGWFVQPQMAYGELPPTLHLTVSAATADLVPEFLNTLRDAVTEAVATGPVVIDPQLRAAAQALDPATLDDAAFDGLLALAGLAGDDGAVGVPARMAPVNALLDVAPPALREALMVAFLDRLTR
- a CDS encoding SPFH domain-containing protein gives rise to the protein MGDVMELAVPIIVAAVVVAFAVLSTVRVVPQARRFNVERFGRYRTTLQPGLNFIIPVADRINTKLDVREQVLSSRPQPVITEDNLVVNIDTVLYYQITDPRAAAYEVANYLQAIDQLTVTTLRNVIGSMDLERTLTSREEINTRLRNVLDDATGKWGIRVNRVEIKAIDPPSTIKEAMEKQMRAERDKRALILHAEGERQAKILTAEGTRQQEILVAQGDRQAAILRADGEATALERVFQAVHQNDADPKVLAYKYLEMLPQLAGGEHNTFWVIPGELTQAVRAVTEAFGGTPHEEEAVAAVDGRPTPGPTSTDPAAAVEQAARQAQDAVADARAEVAAAERGAE
- a CDS encoding MarR family winged helix-turn-helix transcriptional regulator, whose translation is MATEGPTGAEFLSVLHAAMRAVRCEADAQMGEQAVAPGQMRMLRALARAGGEARPGELAEALGVSPRSVTSKVDAAERAGDVVRSPDPRDRRATLVTLTPAGRATLERLGRLRASGAGGLLQHLSADEQRDLVRLLEKVAGERVC
- a CDS encoding NfeD family protein, coding for MPWFVWLTVAIGLAVAEFFTLTFALGLLAVAALVAAIVAGVDGPLSMQLLAFTVTAAATLLVVRPVARRHLTQPPLLRDGSEALVGRTGIVTQEVTALHGLVRLSGEEWSARAYDSSAVIPAGERVDVIEIDGATAIVHRWET
- a CDS encoding MurR/RpiR family transcriptional regulator, translating into MSDDATARPQRRSSALLKRRLVEDQRRQLDAMLDWALTDPGVEEMAAQIVGARRRFIIGATKSFAYASLLALDLSASLANVHLVDGTIIRPIDVLSDVRSSDVMVAFSIQRYRKYTIDIATAFQEAGGRLLVITDAPDAPLADVGADVVLVPPAGVSYDSSPPSLSLLIGVIAALTAASAKGAGRRSAQRDHLGEILDLYVD
- a CDS encoding MFS transporter; translation: MLSIPPPGAAAEPLAPSVRRGYALGSVATGTFGTVPGLLLLPYLTDTLGVAAGIAGVMVFAPKAWDVFLNPVAGRISDRSTNPRGRRRPFLLRAGLLLAVTFALIFAGPSEPTWLAGAWVVVMFLACASAYAFFQVPYVAMPAEMTLDYDERTRLMTWRVIVLALAILLSGATAPMVVDAVGEATSEATGYRVMGVYIGLILVVGVLGAYLGTRRAPDHGVASPSGSLREQLRLVGQSTDFRNLLITFVLQALGVGAMLAGVAYVASHLLDGGGASTFLFVAFVGPALVVTPLWERVAARRGKRHGYVLATGFLVVGSIGLLVAVTGTAWAAYIAAAFVGIGYAGAQVFPMAMVPDVAAEHAARTGENRIGVFTGVWTAGETLGLALGPGLYALVLSLGGYVSSRGGEDVAQPDSALTAIAIGFSVVPAVLVALSLLWLRRYTLDDRVHTVATAAITPDHPPEEPTP